One Succinispira mobilis DSM 6222 genomic window carries:
- a CDS encoding BMP family ABC transporter substrate-binding protein, which produces MKKLFKGFLVATLLGSMLLAGCGGEKKADTKQEKTKVAFVYIGSAKDGGWSESHDNGRKYLLEKVPNVETTVVESVPAGADSERVINQLAGQGNKIIFTTSFGFMDPTLNVAKKYPDIVFMHASGYKTDKNMGNYFGRIYEARYLTGMVAGKETKSNVIGYVAAFPIPEVVRGINAFTLGVKAVNPNATVKVIWTNTWYDPAKEKQAGLSLIDSGADIITQHQDTMGAQQAAQERGKYSIGYNLDMGKVLPKTVLTSAIWNWGPFYKQLVENVQKGTWKTGAYWGSMKDGVVDIAPYGSMVQEDTKKVVDSAKAQLKDGKLIVFKGPIKDQKGNVKVAAGETMADKDLLSFDWFVEGVEGTVKN; this is translated from the coding sequence ATGAAAAAATTGTTCAAAGGATTTTTAGTGGCTACGTTGCTAGGTAGTATGTTGCTAGCAGGCTGTGGTGGCGAAAAAAAAGCAGATACTAAACAAGAAAAAACAAAAGTTGCTTTTGTTTATATTGGCTCAGCTAAAGATGGTGGCTGGTCAGAATCGCATGATAATGGCAGAAAATATTTATTAGAAAAAGTTCCAAATGTTGAAACAACAGTGGTGGAATCAGTTCCTGCTGGAGCCGATTCAGAACGAGTTATTAACCAATTGGCAGGTCAAGGTAACAAAATAATTTTCACAACTAGCTTTGGGTTTATGGATCCGACCTTAAACGTAGCTAAGAAATATCCTGACATTGTTTTTATGCATGCAAGTGGCTATAAAACCGATAAAAACATGGGAAATTATTTTGGAAGAATTTATGAAGCCCGTTATTTGACAGGGATGGTAGCTGGGAAGGAAACAAAATCAAATGTAATTGGTTATGTAGCTGCGTTCCCGATACCAGAAGTAGTGCGAGGCATAAATGCATTTACATTGGGAGTAAAAGCTGTAAATCCTAATGCCACGGTAAAAGTAATTTGGACCAATACTTGGTATGATCCAGCGAAAGAAAAACAGGCAGGTCTCAGTTTGATAGACTCTGGAGCAGATATTATTACACAACATCAAGATACAATGGGAGCACAACAAGCCGCTCAAGAACGTGGCAAGTATAGCATTGGTTATAATTTAGATATGGGTAAGGTTCTTCCTAAAACTGTATTAACATCAGCGATTTGGAACTGGGGTCCTTTTTATAAACAGTTGGTTGAAAATGTTCAAAAAGGAACATGGAAAACAGGTGCGTATTGGGGTTCTATGAAGGATGGAGTAGTAGATATTGCTCCTTATGGTTCAATGGTACAAGAAGATACTAAAAAAGTGGTGGATTCTGCAAAAGCACAACTGAAAGACGGGAAATTAATAGTATTTAAAGGGCCAATAAAAGATCAAAAAGGGAACGTTAAAGTTGCTGCTGGAGAAACGATGGCTGATAAAGACCTATTAAGTTTTGATTGGTTTGTTGAAGGCGTAGAAGGTACAGTTAAAAATTAA
- a CDS encoding ABC transporter ATP-binding protein codes for MSTPLVEMRNITKIFPGVVANDKVNLIVKQGQIHALLGENGSGKSTLMSILCGLYNPTEGEILINGMAENFSSPKDAIKCGIGMIHQHFKLIDSFTVLENILLGKKDAGLLLSQKQVEADIIFLARKYGFKINPQAYIWQLSVGEKQQVEILRTLYYGSRILIMDEPTAVLTPQETQELFSNLQKMAQDGCAIIFIAHKLNEVMQLSDCVTVLRSGKVTGYLEKEQLDREKLAKMMVGREIANKYQKNEAPLGDTILELRNIKALNDMGNFGLKKLDLKIRAGEVYCIAGVSGNGQKELAEVIAGIRPIYSGKIFIENQELDKVTPRIMLDKGVSYVPEDRLGMGLIPDMNSCENIILKNYEQEKFSGGFLLKTEVIEQEAKTIVRDYDVKQSSIYQPVKMMSGGNLQKLLLAREIKTNPKIMVVSYPSRGLDIGAIEAVHKLLLALKEKNTALIIISEDLEEIAKLADTVGVIFEGKILGEFAAQDMDIEKIGLLMAGIISEKQEVPV; via the coding sequence ATGTCAACGCCTTTGGTAGAGATGCGAAATATAACCAAAATATTTCCAGGTGTAGTAGCTAATGATAAGGTTAATTTGATTGTAAAGCAAGGCCAAATACATGCTCTTTTGGGCGAGAATGGTTCAGGGAAAAGCACGTTAATGAGTATACTCTGTGGTTTATATAATCCAACAGAGGGGGAAATATTAATAAACGGTATGGCTGAGAATTTCTCTAGTCCTAAAGATGCAATAAAATGTGGAATTGGAATGATTCACCAACATTTTAAACTTATTGATTCGTTTACGGTGTTAGAAAATATATTATTGGGGAAAAAAGATGCTGGTTTATTGCTTTCACAAAAACAGGTAGAAGCAGATATCATTTTTTTGGCCCGAAAATATGGTTTTAAAATTAATCCCCAGGCTTATATTTGGCAATTATCTGTTGGAGAAAAACAACAAGTTGAAATTTTACGGACTTTGTACTATGGTTCTAGAATTTTAATTATGGATGAACCAACAGCAGTGCTAACACCACAGGAAACACAAGAATTGTTTTCAAATTTGCAAAAAATGGCTCAAGATGGATGTGCGATTATTTTCATTGCGCATAAACTTAATGAGGTAATGCAACTATCAGATTGCGTAACAGTTTTACGTTCAGGCAAAGTAACTGGTTATTTAGAAAAAGAACAATTAGATCGTGAAAAACTTGCTAAAATGATGGTTGGCAGAGAAATTGCCAATAAATATCAGAAAAATGAAGCACCTTTAGGGGATACTATCCTAGAGTTGCGTAACATAAAAGCGCTCAATGATATGGGTAATTTTGGTTTAAAGAAATTGGATTTAAAAATTCGAGCTGGAGAAGTATATTGCATTGCAGGTGTATCTGGGAATGGTCAAAAAGAATTAGCTGAGGTTATTGCCGGAATTCGGCCTATCTATTCAGGTAAAATTTTTATAGAAAATCAAGAATTAGATAAAGTTACGCCAAGAATTATGCTAGATAAAGGCGTAAGCTATGTTCCAGAAGATCGGTTGGGAATGGGTTTAATTCCTGATATGAATAGTTGTGAGAATATTATTTTGAAAAATTATGAGCAAGAAAAATTTTCGGGAGGGTTTTTACTCAAAACCGAGGTTATTGAGCAAGAAGCTAAAACGATAGTTAGAGACTATGATGTAAAGCAATCGTCTATATATCAACCTGTAAAAATGATGTCAGGTGGTAATTTGCAAAAATTACTTTTGGCAAGAGAAATTAAAACTAATCCGAAAATAATGGTAGTGTCTTATCCATCTAGAGGCTTAGATATAGGAGCAATTGAGGCAGTGCATAAGTTATTATTGGCGCTTAAAGAAAAAAACACAGCACTAATAATTATATCTGAAGATCTAGAAGAAATTGCAAAGTTGGCAGATACTGTAGGGGTTATTTTCGAAGGGAAAATATTAGGGGAGTTTGCGGCACAAGATATGGACATTGAAAAAATAGGCTTGTTAATGGCAGGAATCATCTCAGAAAAACAGGAGGTTCCGGTATAA
- a CDS encoding ABC transporter permease — MQFKLEKRLEKSKTLQILLPIIASILALVFCAIFLFLTDKNPIDVYNAMFVGALSTQYGISEIIVKLIPLTICALGIAVAFRMQLWNIGAEGQFYMGALGAGFVALNFTELPAIIMLPAMVLASMFTGAVWGGIAGFLRNKWQVNEIISTLMLNYIAILSLNYLVYGAWKDPKGMNFPVSAPFVDAAILPTFGTTRVHYGIFFVVVFTALLYFLFKNSRWGYKTKVIGLNPVAANYAGIDIPKNIFAIMCISGALSGLAGMLEVSGIVGKMQSGISPGYGYTAIIIAWLAGLHPITIVGVAFLFSVIQVGGFMVQTMGINSSIATMIQGAILFFVIGADIFNNYKLVRISSNKGGQKDG, encoded by the coding sequence ATGCAATTTAAATTAGAAAAACGCTTAGAAAAATCTAAAACATTACAAATTTTGTTGCCAATAATAGCTAGTATTTTGGCACTGGTATTTTGTGCAATATTTCTATTTTTGACGGATAAAAACCCTATAGATGTTTACAATGCCATGTTTGTAGGGGCTTTAAGTACTCAATACGGCATATCTGAAATTATTGTAAAGTTGATTCCACTAACAATTTGCGCTTTAGGGATTGCGGTTGCGTTTAGAATGCAGCTTTGGAATATTGGAGCTGAAGGGCAATTCTATATGGGAGCTTTAGGTGCTGGATTTGTGGCTTTGAACTTTACGGAATTACCAGCAATTATAATGTTGCCGGCCATGGTACTCGCTAGTATGTTTACAGGTGCAGTTTGGGGTGGAATAGCAGGTTTTTTACGTAATAAATGGCAAGTTAATGAAATAATTTCTACATTAATGCTAAATTATATTGCAATTTTATCTTTGAATTATTTGGTGTATGGCGCTTGGAAAGATCCTAAGGGGATGAATTTTCCCGTTTCAGCACCTTTTGTAGATGCAGCGATATTACCAACTTTTGGAACAACAAGGGTACATTATGGAATATTTTTTGTAGTTGTTTTTACGGCCCTTCTTTATTTTTTATTTAAAAATTCAAGATGGGGTTATAAAACAAAAGTAATTGGCTTAAATCCTGTAGCGGCAAATTATGCCGGGATAGATATTCCCAAAAATATTTTCGCGATTATGTGTATAAGTGGAGCTTTGAGTGGTTTAGCGGGAATGCTAGAGGTAAGTGGAATTGTTGGTAAAATGCAGTCAGGTATTAGCCCAGGATATGGTTATACTGCTATAATTATTGCTTGGTTAGCAGGGTTGCATCCAATAACGATAGTAGGAGTGGCATTTTTATTTTCCGTAATTCAGGTAGGTGGTTTCATGGTACAAACTATGGGTATCAATAGTTCTATTGCAACAATGATTCAGGGCGCAATCTTATTTTTTGTAATTGGTGCGGATATTTTTAATAATTATAAATTAGTTCGAATATCTTCAAACAAAGGAGGACAAAAAGATGGATAG
- a CDS encoding ABC transporter permease, with the protein MDSALLIAILAASITAGTPILFAALGELITERAGILNLGVEGIMLVGAVAGFISAYVTADPWVGIIAAMILGMLMALIHAFLTITLRANQVVSGLAITLFGTGLSGYIGKNYVGLTLPKAFTAQTIPFLSDIPFIGEVFFKHDPLVYLSYILVIFFHFYLYYTTPGLKLRALGENPGATDAMGINVFFLRYCYVLLGGGLCGLAGAYLSLAYAPSWLENMTAGRGWIAVALVIFALWNPWRALLGSYLFGGIDALGFHLQVLGVPISVFLLNMLPYIFTIIVLILVLVYKKGKISAPSSLGVAYNREER; encoded by the coding sequence ATGGATAGTGCGTTACTAATAGCTATTTTAGCAGCATCCATTACTGCTGGGACTCCTATACTATTTGCTGCTTTAGGGGAGCTAATCACAGAGCGAGCGGGTATTTTAAATCTTGGAGTAGAAGGGATAATGCTTGTTGGTGCCGTGGCTGGGTTTATCAGTGCCTATGTTACAGCTGATCCATGGGTCGGAATTATAGCAGCAATGATTTTGGGGATGCTAATGGCCCTAATACACGCATTCTTAACAATTACACTTCGTGCTAATCAAGTAGTCAGCGGTTTGGCGATTACTTTATTTGGGACGGGGTTGAGTGGATATATTGGAAAGAACTATGTTGGCTTAACTTTACCTAAGGCTTTTACAGCTCAGACTATCCCCTTTTTATCAGATATTCCTTTTATTGGAGAGGTTTTTTTTAAACACGATCCTTTAGTTTATTTAAGTTACATACTAGTGATATTTTTTCATTTTTATTTATACTATACTACTCCAGGCTTGAAATTACGTGCTTTAGGTGAAAACCCAGGAGCAACAGATGCAATGGGGATAAATGTATTTTTTTTAAGATATTGTTATGTGCTTTTAGGTGGGGGCTTGTGTGGTTTAGCAGGCGCATATTTGTCTTTGGCTTATGCTCCAAGTTGGTTAGAAAATATGACTGCCGGTCGAGGCTGGATTGCAGTTGCTTTGGTTATTTTTGCATTATGGAATCCTTGGCGGGCTTTACTAGGGTCGTATTTGTTTGGCGGCATTGATGCTTTGGGATTTCATCTGCAAGTTCTCGGGGTTCCAATATCAGTATTTTTGTTAAATATGTTGCCGTATATTTTCACAATAATTGTTTTAATATTGGTTTTAGTCTATAAAAAAGGGAAAATATCGGCGCCTAGTTCATTAGGTGTAGCTTATAATCGTGAAGAAAGGTAA
- a CDS encoding universal stress protein, protein MFKKILIPVDGSEASWNALEYAKQLAEKFSGDLVIVNVVQPYYSASLVAMPLDNVFAGQNDNALQNGEMVLQIAKEKMANFVGDYECRLEKGHPSERILAIAGEHSCDSIVIGSRGLSGVAEFFLGSVSSKVSEHAKVPVVIVKS, encoded by the coding sequence ATGTTTAAAAAAATATTAATTCCTGTAGATGGTTCTGAGGCTTCTTGGAATGCCTTAGAATATGCTAAACAGTTAGCAGAGAAATTTTCTGGCGATTTAGTTATTGTGAATGTAGTACAACCCTATTATAGTGCAAGTTTAGTAGCAATGCCTTTAGACAATGTATTTGCAGGACAAAATGACAATGCTCTACAAAATGGTGAAATGGTCTTGCAGATAGCTAAAGAAAAAATGGCTAATTTTGTAGGTGATTATGAGTGTCGCTTAGAAAAGGGACATCCATCGGAAAGAATTTTAGCTATTGCAGGCGAACATTCTTGCGACTCGATAGTTATTGGCAGTCGAGGCCTTAGTGGTGTTGCTGAATTTTTCTTGGGCAGTGTTAGCTCCAAAGTGTCTGAACATGCAAAAGTACCCGTTGTAATAGTAAAAAGCTAA
- the ilvN gene encoding acetolactate synthase small subunit, translating to MEQNHILSILVRNQPGVLMRVAGMFSRRGFNIDSLAVGITQVSELSRITISMRSDEATLEQVQKQLAKLVEVEKVKVLPKDSMTARNMALIKVASGEKRLEILKLADVFRANVIDVTGTILILEITGSEDKLRAFYEVMDPYGILEMVQTGTIALERGEQTIRIEESKYVWPQPDNEKIRDVCMVI from the coding sequence ATGGAACAAAATCATATACTTTCTATACTGGTTAGAAATCAACCCGGCGTATTAATGCGTGTAGCGGGAATGTTTTCAAGGCGAGGCTTCAATATTGACAGTTTAGCAGTAGGTATCACTCAAGTCAGTGAATTATCAAGAATAACGATTTCTATGCGTAGTGACGAAGCTACTCTCGAACAGGTGCAAAAACAACTGGCAAAGCTTGTAGAGGTTGAGAAGGTTAAAGTTCTTCCCAAAGATAGTATGACTGCTAGAAATATGGCCCTAATAAAAGTAGCTAGCGGAGAAAAGCGTTTGGAAATTTTGAAATTAGCTGACGTGTTTCGCGCGAATGTTATTGATGTTACAGGAACAATTTTAATTTTAGAAATTACTGGATCTGAAGACAAATTACGAGCTTTTTATGAAGTTATGGACCCATATGGAATTTTAGAGATGGTTCAAACTGGGACAATTGCTTTAGAACGAGGGGAACAAACTATCCGTATTGAGGAATCAAAATATGTTTGGCCACAACCAGATAATGAAAAAATTCGAGATGTTTGCATGGTTATCTAA
- the ilvC gene encoding ketol-acid reductoisomerase has translation MTKMYYCKDANLGMLKGKTVAIIGYGSQGHAHALNLKESGINVIVGLYEGSSSAKKAQEAGLTVMNTSDASKAADIIMILIPDEKQAAVYSADIFPNLKAGKALAFAHGFNIHFSQIKPPSDIDVFMVAPKGPGHLVRRVYQEGKGVPCLMAVYQDATGNAQDVALAYAAGIGGTRAGVLETTFEEETETDLFGEQAVLCGGCTALIKAGFETLVEAGYKPEVAYFECMHELKLIVDLLYEGGMAAMRYSVSDTAEYGDYCVGKRIITEETKKEMKKVLTEIQDGTFARNWILENQSNRAGFSATRRRESRHQIEQVGAELRSMMSWIKK, from the coding sequence ATGACAAAAATGTACTATTGTAAAGACGCTAATCTTGGAATGCTTAAAGGGAAAACGGTAGCGATAATTGGCTATGGTAGTCAAGGCCATGCGCATGCCTTGAATTTAAAAGAGAGTGGCATTAATGTAATTGTTGGTTTATATGAAGGTAGCTCTTCGGCGAAAAAAGCTCAAGAGGCTGGTTTAACAGTTATGAATACCAGTGATGCTAGTAAGGCTGCTGATATTATCATGATACTAATTCCAGATGAAAAGCAAGCTGCTGTGTATAGTGCAGATATTTTCCCTAATTTAAAAGCTGGGAAAGCATTAGCTTTCGCGCATGGTTTTAATATTCATTTTTCACAAATAAAACCACCAAGTGATATCGATGTATTTATGGTAGCCCCTAAGGGACCTGGTCATTTAGTAAGACGCGTATATCAAGAAGGTAAAGGCGTTCCTTGTTTAATGGCAGTTTATCAAGATGCAACTGGTAATGCCCAAGATGTGGCTTTAGCATATGCTGCAGGTATTGGTGGAACTCGTGCAGGTGTTCTGGAAACTACTTTTGAAGAAGAAACCGAAACTGATTTGTTTGGAGAACAAGCAGTATTATGTGGCGGTTGCACGGCACTAATCAAGGCGGGATTTGAAACTTTGGTAGAAGCTGGTTATAAACCAGAAGTTGCGTATTTTGAATGTATGCATGAGCTGAAATTAATTGTAGATTTGCTATATGAAGGTGGTATGGCTGCAATGCGTTATTCAGTAAGTGATACAGCAGAATACGGGGATTATTGTGTTGGTAAACGGATCATTACTGAAGAAACTAAAAAAGAAATGAAAAAAGTTTTGACCGAAATTCAAGATGGTACTTTTGCAAGAAATTGGATCCTTGAAAATCAATCAAATAGAGCAGGGTTTTCCGCGACTCGTCGTCGGGAATCTAGACATCAAATAGAGCAAGTTGGTGCAGAACTTCGTAGCATGATGTCTTGGATTAAAAAATAG
- a CDS encoding 2-isopropylmalate synthase, producing the protein MKKIQILDTTLRDGEQTPGVALGASEKLEIAQCLAKLKVDAIEAGFPVASAGDFKAVSAVAEKIKGCVISALARASEHDIDIARDALKKAEQARIHTFIATSDIHMQHKLKMTPEEVLQATKKAVCYARNFVEQIEFSAEDASRSDWDFLCRVYETAIAAGATIINVPDTVGYATPEEFGGMIKYLHENISNMDKAIISVHCHNDLGLAVANSLAAIRNGATQIECTINGLGERAGNTALEELVMALRTKQSAYQAECNIDSKQIYRASRLVSTLAGVVVQPNKAVVGDNAFAHESGIHQHGVLNNPLTYEIMSPESIGISRNSIVLGKHSGKHAFEEKLVSLGYELSSEEINKLFIRFKDLADKKKVIFDRDIEALVAEKASFKPEWFRLLYHQVNSSNKARATAVVSLESSSGELEAVSFGDGPIDAVFKAVEKATGLKITLKDFQLKAVTSGMDALGEATIWIEHEGKVFSGRGLSTDVIEASVRGYVSAINGMLSVCGMPDKEE; encoded by the coding sequence ATGAAAAAAATTCAAATTTTAGATACAACTCTTAGAGATGGCGAGCAAACACCTGGAGTAGCTTTGGGGGCTAGTGAAAAACTAGAAATCGCCCAATGTCTTGCAAAATTAAAAGTAGATGCGATTGAAGCAGGTTTTCCCGTAGCTTCAGCCGGTGATTTTAAAGCAGTTAGCGCTGTAGCAGAAAAAATAAAGGGTTGTGTAATTAGCGCTTTAGCTCGGGCCAGTGAGCATGATATTGACATTGCACGTGATGCTCTAAAAAAAGCAGAGCAAGCAAGAATACACACTTTTATTGCGACCAGTGATATTCATATGCAACATAAGTTGAAAATGACACCAGAAGAAGTGCTCCAGGCTACGAAAAAAGCTGTCTGTTATGCACGTAACTTTGTTGAGCAAATTGAATTTTCTGCTGAAGATGCTTCGCGCTCTGATTGGGATTTTTTATGTCGAGTTTATGAAACCGCTATTGCGGCTGGGGCGACAATTATAAATGTACCAGATACGGTTGGTTATGCAACACCAGAAGAGTTTGGCGGTATGATTAAATATTTGCATGAAAACATTAGTAATATGGATAAAGCTATTATTAGTGTGCATTGCCATAATGATTTAGGGTTGGCAGTTGCTAATTCTTTAGCAGCCATCAGAAATGGTGCGACTCAAATAGAATGTACGATTAATGGTCTAGGGGAGCGCGCAGGAAATACCGCTTTAGAAGAATTGGTAATGGCTCTTAGAACTAAGCAAAGTGCATATCAAGCAGAGTGTAATATTGATAGTAAACAAATTTATCGAGCCAGTAGATTAGTAAGTACTTTAGCGGGAGTAGTAGTACAACCTAATAAAGCGGTTGTTGGTGATAATGCATTTGCACATGAATCAGGAATTCATCAACATGGAGTTTTGAATAATCCGCTTACCTATGAGATTATGAGTCCCGAAAGTATTGGAATTAGCAGAAACTCTATTGTATTGGGCAAACATTCCGGTAAACATGCATTTGAAGAAAAATTAGTTTCTTTGGGCTATGAGCTATCTAGTGAAGAGATTAATAAATTGTTTATTCGTTTTAAAGATTTAGCAGATAAGAAAAAAGTGATTTTTGACCGAGATATTGAAGCCTTAGTTGCTGAAAAAGCTTCATTTAAACCAGAATGGTTTAGATTATTGTATCATCAAGTAAATAGTTCTAATAAAGCAAGAGCTACCGCTGTGGTAAGTTTAGAAAGCAGTTCGGGTGAATTGGAGGCAGTTAGTTTTGGTGATGGTCCAATTGATGCCGTATTTAAAGCGGTAGAAAAAGCAACGGGCCTGAAAATAACTTTAAAAGATTTTCAATTGAAAGCGGTAACTAGTGGGATGGATGCGTTAGGTGAAGCAACAATTTGGATTGAACACGAAGGTAAAGTTTTTAGCGGACGTGGGTTAAGCACCGATGTTATCGAAGCTAGCGTGCGTGGCTACGTTAGCGCAATAAATGGAATGCTTTCTGTGTGTGGGATGCCTGACAAAGAAGAATAG
- the leuC gene encoding 3-isopropylmalate dehydratase large subunit, with product MGMTMTQKILAKHAGVESVVTGDLIVCNIDLALANDITAPPAILEFDKIGKPVFDKNKIALVPDHFAPNKDIKSATMAKAMREFAYQHQIKNYFEVGRMGIEHVILPEKGLVAPGEVIIGADSHTCTYGAVGAFATGVGSTDLGASMATGNTWFKVPSAIQVNITGKPNALVKGKDVILTLIGMIGVDGARYESLEFVGSGIQYLDMSDRLTICNMAIEAGAKNGIFPVDEQTIAYLKNKVTREYYPVQADADAEYSRVVEINLSELKPVVALPHLPENIKAAEDLGHIKINQAVIGSCTNGRLEDLAQAAKIMKGKSVHPEVRAIIIPGSQEVYLEAMRLGYIETFIESGAVVSTPTCGPCLGGYMGILAAGERAIATTNRNFRGRMGHVDSEVYLSGPYVAAASAIAGYITTPTEEGV from the coding sequence ATGGGAATGACAATGACACAAAAAATATTAGCAAAACATGCGGGCGTAGAAAGTGTAGTTACGGGAGATCTAATAGTTTGTAATATTGATTTGGCGCTAGCTAATGATATTACAGCTCCGCCAGCGATTTTAGAGTTTGATAAAATTGGCAAGCCGGTATTTGACAAAAATAAAATAGCTTTAGTTCCGGATCATTTTGCGCCTAATAAAGATATAAAATCGGCTACGATGGCTAAAGCAATGCGCGAATTTGCCTATCAACATCAAATAAAAAATTATTTTGAAGTTGGCAGAATGGGCATAGAACATGTGATTTTGCCAGAGAAGGGTTTGGTAGCGCCAGGAGAAGTTATAATTGGGGCAGATTCACATACTTGTACTTATGGAGCTGTAGGAGCTTTTGCCACTGGAGTAGGCTCAACCGATTTGGGTGCGAGCATGGCCACTGGTAATACTTGGTTTAAAGTTCCCAGTGCCATACAAGTTAATATAACTGGTAAACCTAATGCTTTAGTAAAAGGCAAAGATGTTATTTTGACTTTAATAGGAATGATTGGTGTAGATGGAGCTCGATATGAGTCGTTAGAATTTGTGGGTTCAGGCATACAATACTTGGATATGTCGGATCGGTTGACTATTTGCAACATGGCTATTGAAGCTGGAGCAAAAAATGGGATATTTCCTGTTGACGAACAAACTATCGCTTATTTGAAAAATAAAGTTACAAGAGAATACTACCCTGTACAGGCTGATGCTGATGCTGAATATTCGCGGGTAGTAGAAATAAATTTAAGTGAATTAAAGCCCGTAGTAGCCTTGCCACATTTGCCAGAGAATATTAAAGCAGCTGAAGATTTGGGACATATTAAAATAAATCAAGCAGTTATTGGCTCTTGTACAAATGGTAGATTGGAAGATCTAGCACAGGCAGCTAAAATAATGAAAGGGAAAAGTGTACACCCCGAGGTGCGGGCTATAATAATTCCTGGAAGTCAAGAAGTGTACTTAGAAGCGATGCGCTTAGGCTATATAGAAACCTTTATTGAAAGTGGAGCGGTAGTTAGTACTCCGACATGCGGACCTTGTTTAGGGGGTTATATGGGCATTTTAGCAGCAGGAGAACGAGCTATTGCGACAACAAATAGAAATTTTCGCGGGCGGATGGGTCATGTAGATAGCGAAGTTTATTTAAGTGGTCCATACGTAGCCGCGGCAAGTGCGATAGCCGGCTATATTACCACACCAACTGAGGAGGGAGTTTAA
- a CDS encoding 3-isopropylmalate dehydratase small subunit translates to MAKVWRYQDHIDTDVIIPARYLNISNPEELAEHAMEDIDTTFAGNVQVGDIIVAGKNFGCGSSREHAPLVLKVKGVQCVIAEDFARIFYRNAINIGLPVIEMPTADFASGDELEVNLAAGWIKNKSKNLEYQIKPLPEFIQKIVQAGGLVEHIKGSAN, encoded by the coding sequence ATGGCAAAAGTATGGCGATACCAAGATCATATAGATACAGATGTAATTATTCCAGCACGATATTTAAATATCAGCAATCCAGAAGAGTTAGCAGAGCATGCTATGGAAGATATTGATACTACTTTTGCAGGCAATGTGCAAGTGGGCGATATTATCGTGGCCGGGAAAAATTTTGGCTGTGGTTCTAGTAGAGAACATGCGCCTTTAGTTTTGAAAGTCAAAGGTGTGCAATGTGTAATTGCCGAAGATTTTGCTAGGATTTTTTATCGCAATGCTATAAATATTGGCTTACCAGTTATAGAGATGCCTACAGCTGATTTTGCTAGTGGGGATGAGTTGGAAGTTAATTTAGCTGCGGGTTGGATAAAAAATAAAAGCAAGAATTTGGAGTATCAGATTAAACCCCTACCAGAGTTTATTCAAAAAATTGTACAAGCTGGGGGCTTAGTAGAACATATTAAAGGAAGTGCGAATTAA